A region of the Mangifera indica cultivar Alphonso chromosome 10, CATAS_Mindica_2.1, whole genome shotgun sequence genome:
GGTGGAAATGGTGAATACAAAGAGGATACGacaaataagggaaaaaaaggGGTAAAAGGGGAATAAATTTTAGTCTAGGATAAATTTTGGGATGAAGCAGGATTATCATGAGTTAAAGATATCTCTATCCCATCTTGAGTTTGTGAGATTTTTTCTATTCtcatttctgtttttattaaataaattattttttcttgaagaATTCCCTCCCATCGGAACGGGCCAAAAACCCGATTGTCATCCCTCTAAGGTCAACAGGGAATTCTGcagtaaataattaatatattccTGGAGTTACTTTCTACGGTCAAAATTGGGGAAAATGTCAACTTTATACTTGTTTCTtggtattaaaaataaaaaaatttagtcttATTTTCCCTGAAGAATACTACAACAGACTTCAACACCTCACGACAGTGATAACTTAAGTCGTAATATTGATAGATCCAGAAGAAGATAATATAATCAATGAGAGACAGAGACACTGGAAGCCAAACATAAACAACACATGGTAAGGgaaatagaattattttttcatagaTAGAATTCATTTAAGGAGCTTATGGATATACAAAAGCACAACTTTCCCCTTAAAAAACTGTCCAAAACCAGTCTCAGAAACCATGTCACATAGAGCAAAGGCTTGCGACACTCACCAAGCTATGCCTTCAGGCACTTTTCTTCACCTCCGCAGACTTGATAATGTCAATGAACTCCGGCTGGAATGCAGTAAGAAGGAGCAGCAAATATAAGAACAAGAAACTTCAGTATATGAAAAGCAAAATGAGAAAAAGGAAACATCATTATTACCTTCAGAGAAGCTCCACCCACCAAAAATCCATCAACATCAGGCTGAGTTGCCAATTCCTTGCAGTTTGCACCATTTACAGATCCTGAAACAGGTATGCCAATGAGCAATGacaaacacataaatatatgaaagatGCATGTGTGAGCAGGGAGAGTAGTTAAAACACTTTTAGAAACTAGTATTTTTAGTTTGCATTATCACTGTTCTCCAGTACTCAGGAATCCTCAGGAAAGGAAGCTATAATGCTTTTGCTAACGCTACCCAAAATGCCCTTTTTTAAGAATCTgttgtgtacccaaaatatgAAATGGTAAAATATTGGCAGATCTTGTATTTGTGATGTTGGCCACAACTTTCACATTTAGTAGCTTTAGGAatgtacataaaatatattatgttgttttttatACATCCAGCCATAACTGCCCTGTGTCCAAGATCACAATGTTCACACTAGCATAAAAAGATCTCAGAGAATTCCTGTTATTATAGAGCGCAAAAAACCATGACGCTTAAGTATCTTGATGAAATAGATTGTTCAGTTAATGGGAagtcaatataaaaattttacaaaagtcTCAGTTTTTCTacaaatattttcctttttctatcaGCTTTACTTTCCGCTGTTTAAAAAGCTTGCTTCAGAAGATTGAAAATTCATGAAAAGAGAAAGTTGAAGATTTAAAAGCCAAAATGCTACTTATGAAGTTAAGCTGCACGTTGTAAGAACAACTGAAAGGCAGTATAAAGATAAGTAGCTCAAGGGACAAATAAAAAGAGATACCTCCATAGATTATCCGGGTTGTTGCGGCTACCTCAGGACTGGTGTTTGTATGGAGCCATTTCCTCATTTCAGAATGAACCTATCATAATGAAAATAAGAAACTATTCCTTAAGAAACTGAGGGCTTTACACAACAAATccaaattatcattaatacttaGCACAGAATTTCACTCAAGGACTCCTGTCATGTGTCAGATTCAAAAAGGGATTGTCAGATGACCACAGTTATCATCACCACTAAGTGATTTATTACTAGGCCCAAATTCACTACatctttttcttcacaaaaatTCAATCGGAAGTAATATTTCCTTTTATCAAATATCTtttttacccttaaataaaCCCACAATCTTAGTATGAGAAATGTTGcacattaatattataatagaaaaaaattactacATTCCATTCTCACATCTATATTTCCTGAAACAAAAGCTCTAGCGGCTTtgtttcaaacttttgaaactAGAACAATTGCCAAACAATTCTCTAGGTTAGATTCAGACACTGAAAAGGCAAGAGAAACAGTACTACATCCAAAGTAAAGCAAAGAAAGAGAggatgtatttaattttaaaatatataataattacaatgaATGTGGTAAAGGTTTCTCTGACTCACTTCCTGAGCTTGAGCTGGAGTAGCAACTTTTCCAGTTCCAATAGCCCACACAGGCTCGTAGGCCAAAACAATATTTGACCAATCTGAGACTCGTTCTGTGATCAGAAAAAGAACAAGTGATCAAGGGATGAAGACAAGCTCATAAAAGACAAATTTATTACCAGGGACAATACCGtgcaatataatatattttttttttggtaagatcatgaaatataatattaccaCACACCAGACAAAATGTATTcaagaataattttaaagaataaacCATGAACAACTACCAAACACCAAGGGCGTccgtagttttttttttttttctaaataaaacaTAGGAAATTAATAACATTGATACTAAAAGCCTTTGAACCCGCACAAGTTTTCTGAACAGTGTCAATTATGTACCTGCAATTGCTTTGGTTTGTGCAGCCACAACCTCCATAGTAGATCCTGCCTCACGTTGCTCAAGAGTCTCACCAACACATGCAATCACTTTTATGCCTTGAGAAAGCGCATACTTAACTTTATCCCCTACAAACTGAATGAAACACATAGAGGATGCAATGTTATTGCAGTGAATgctaagaagaaaaagatgagcACATTTTGAAGTACCAGTTGTAGACATATCAAAACCACAGGAGAAGTCTAAAATTCTGAATATATGCTGCCTACCTCGTCTGATTCATTTAAGATAAGTCTCCTTTCAGAATGACCAAGGATAACCCAAGGAATACTCAAATTGACAAGCATCTCCGCACTGTACAAACAtgatatgtcaaatttgaattttgaattaaaaaggTTCTGTATGCAAGTAAAGTCTCAACAATCAAGGCATCAATGCAAAAAAATAATCCCATAAGAAAATAGAAGATTCAGCAAATTAGCTAAAGGCCAATTCACCATACGAATTGAGTTAAACCGTGTTGGATTGAGGATTCATACCATAATTTGAAGTGTAATGAGTCAAGTCATACAAGAATCACCTTGAactggttaatttttttaagtcaCTAATCAAGTTTTGGTGTTCCAATGAACTTTTGTTATCAAGCACCTCTAGTTTCAGTTAGACAAGCACACAAGTCAAATTTAGTAATGGTTGATGGCAACTTGCACGTACCTAACCTCACCGGTGAAAGCACCTCCCTTCTTAACCCAACAGTTTTGGGCCACAACATGAAAATCAGGCCTCAACAAACTCTTCACCAGTGGAAGAAACACAAAGGGTGGGCTAATCACAACCTCTGCAATACAATCAAATGATCACACACTTGAACACTCCTAATCACCCACACAAACACAAGCAGATTATAACTAAATATTCAATAAAGCTCCTAATCAAATTTGACCGAAcactctaaaatttaaaaattgacttcaagtttaaccaaaaatattttaacaagtaAACTTATCCAATATTTCAACTTATCTAATTCAGATCTCATGTCTTAATCTGAGATTTGGAAAACTTTTTATCACAGTcatctaaaaactaaaatagaCGAACTTACCAACAACATCTTGAGATGGAACTTGACCTTCGTTGAGTACATTTACTATCTTCTTCACCTCTTCAGTGGTTCCATTCTACACACAgattcaaaacaaacaaaattaaataaatacgtactaattcaaaccaaaatgcATACAACTCGTGATCTGCTCAAACAAATTCACAGCACACgaattcaaaacaaattaataacaaatacaCCATACTggtaataaattcaaaccaaaatgaATAGAACTCGTGATCCGATCAAACAAATTCAACACAACGTAACCAAAGGATAAAATCAGATAAATCAAGAACTCACGCATTTCCAGTTACCGCCTACGAAGAATTTCCTGCCCATTTTCTACTTCTGTTTTGGTATTGGTTTGTTGAGCACTGTATTTATGGCAGTATAAGGCCGTTGGCAAATGGGAATATGCTTGGGGTGTCCTGGAAAAGGCCGAAGGGTAGTTTTGTCAAGACGGTAAAGCGTTTGCAATGTGTGGGCGAGTAACTCAGTGGGTTGTGGCCCACGTGTTTTTGAGTGGTGTTTTATGGGCTTGCTAATTGGATAAAGCCATGTCACCTTATTTTGATATGCGCCGCTCGTGACTCGTGGGTGGTTCAAATCAGATCGTCATTACGTTTGTTTCCATGTTATGAAtgtattaaaaacaaattttaacaaaatgtgGAATGTAGTATAAAAATCaagatatttttatcaaaaaatcaaGGGATCCAATCCGAATTGAATGGAAGAAATGCTCCTGGCAAAAGTTTAATTCAACAAAGATACGAATCTTATTGGGCTTTTTAAATCTTACCGAGAAAAGTTTGAGAATAtaccaaatcttgggtgggaataagtctttcagGCCTTTGTTCTATTCATGTTGTTGAATGACATTTGGGCCTAAAATTAATGGACAAAAGACAAACAATGGGCTTAGACTTTTATGGCCTGCGGATCCAGTTTTGATTACCATCCATTCTGTAAGCTGATGTCAAAAGCTTCTTATCTTGTGAATTGAGAAAACAATATCCGTTGTCGAAAAATGTTGGGAAACTTTGCAGCTCAATTCTTCAACTAGGTACGGTTGTCAAGAAAAATGCATTTTACGACAATAATGCAAATTGTTGTTGCGCGGGTCAACAAATGTACTTTAGTGCCCTTGCATCGTCACTAGAAGCATATAAACATCTCACCTTGTTTAAATGTGTCAATATGTCCAATTGGTAGAAAAGATAAATCATCTTTGAGTAAAAACAGAGTTGAATTATCCgatcataataatatatttattatcagAGAAAGTATTCAAGCAATTAAGCATAGCCATTACTACAACGATAGTATAgattatatcatatttaatataaaattattatattattttaataatgtattAATATTAGGATTGAGTGAGTCCAATTAGAGACGTTAATTAGGTCAGAGTAGCTTaaagtttgaaagaaaaatccAACATAAGCTGTTACTATTGacgatttaaaaaaattaatgggtcGGTCCTCAAGATTGACCTATTATTGTGAGGTTCACTCTAACCTTATGTATATAGAGTTAGACCGTAGAGCTCATACTTTTATCAGATCAGTTTGATTCATAAGACTTATTACTATACAGACTTTAGATCCTGTCTAATCTGACTTACTGTTATCGTTAAGTTCAGGTACTCTGTTAAAAAACAAGAATTGAAATTGGCTGGGTCCTTATAGTTATGAATTAAAACCAAAACATGTATAGGAAAGATCCTATTCAGAACTTATTCAATCAGTTCTGATTTCGAATCCAAATATTCGATATTGTTCAATCATGATATTCTCAAATTAATTCAGTTATAAAAATCAACCAGCCATGGAAATTCGATCGAAGTCTTACAATTGCAAAACGCAGAACAAATTTCTTAACAAGACAAACAAATAAGGGCGCAGGGGAAAAGGAAAACAGAGACATTAATGGGAAATTAGTCAAGACCCTGTGGAGGATTACGATTTTGACAAACCTGTGAGCAAGCCCAGTAGAAAATAAGGGACAATAATGGAAAATAAACAATTCTGCAAGAGAAGTAATACAAGGGAAGAAACTGacaaaaatttccaaattttgaGGTCTCTCATGCATTGATATCTTGTGTTAGTCACCATTTCTTTGGCTAATTCactcatttatgaaaaataaatacaagaatGTCAATTTATTTGCTAAATATATTGAACAAAATTTATTCATAGAGAAATAAACGGTAACCAAACATCTGATATTGATACTTGGGGTACTTTAGTAAGAAGAAAGCTACGTAAATCACAAACTTTTGCATTTTCTAAGAAATGTTCGGCTTGAGTTAATGTAAGTGAAGATATTAACTAATCTTATGTGTAAATTAAGACTTTCACAATAAATAGAGTTAAGCAACTCTAAAATTGATTAAGTGCATGACTTGAGGTACTAAAGGTTGACTCGAAAGTATCTATAGACACTAGAATTGCAAAAACATCTCTTGTCTGAGAGGATTTTCCGGCAACCTGAGATATCCAATTCACTTAGACCATCTTCACAACCTTCTTCCAGTTATCATTCTAACTTTGTTATGTTTTAAACATGTCCTTTTTCTTGCATTTCTATCACAATGCGTGCCCGAGTGTGTCAAGCTGTTTTAAAGGGCAATATATAGGCAAAAGCCTCTAGGCGAAAAGAAATTCGCATCGTCCAATTGACCATAAGTTAGAGATCAGATGAATAGTCCTAAACTACTATAGAACACATTCTCAAACATTATGATGATTGTATAATATAGAAGGTATGCCTcttattaaatgaaaaagtgTAAACATCAGAATTACCAACAGTATCACAAATACAAGTGTAAGCCATAACTGTACTCATATCACTCATCTGCATAAGGGATGTGAAAAGTTTTTGAAGTTTTATTTGTGCAAGTAAATTTTACCCCTCGATAATTGCACCTCAAACTTTGTCTTTGTACCATATGACATATATATGATGATACGTTTAATATTTCAATGTTTTGACATGTTAATAACAGCACGTAGATAACCCATACTATCTAGGTGCATGTTGCCATATAACACATTTGTGGGTTCTCACCCCTAACAAACTTGGTAAAACCTCTAGACGCTATGTGCCTTATCATTTGGCTATAAAACCCAAGAGGCATACAAAGGCAATCCTTTCAGGTGAATGCTTCTTCAAgctcaaacaaatattatttgaattctcTCCAAAATTCTTCTTATAACATTTCTATTTGACCTAACCACCAAGAGCAATAACATTCTTTATAAATGTTCCTCGAAAATACATTACAAAAAAGAATAGTGAATGtaccattttaaaaattctcTTGCATTATTGTTTTATTGCTTTGTGCTTATTACACACATGTTCAACTCACACTAACACTAGTCTTTATACATGCcctatttttctttgaaatgctAGATTTACGAAATTACGATTTAATACTCTCCAAAATTTCTCAGACATTCCTCTAAAATGTTTTCCataatgtacataattttatcctttttattcAAGTATGGTGCTAATTCTTGGATCATTTACAATGCGTACAGTTTccgtaaatttaatatttttaataaaatttaatatgtataaataattattatatttaattagagaaaataaaataatattaaagtatcattttatttaaatactcttgaatataattattttgaaatattttttatattatttatcatattaaataaaaataaaattatttttatcttaaaaaattaataaataatgatataattataataaaattaagattatattattataaaacaaatgtggttatcaaattaattttatattatttatcatattataattaatattaaaaaattattaaaataatttttaataccaAATCCAAATCGGTCGCCCGCTTAGTATAATCATAGCACATGGcttgtgaatttaaatttagcttcgaatatttttttggtcaaaCTGAAATTGTAATTTGCTTTCACGCATGCCCTAAGCTATTCTTATTCTAGAGCCactctttatattatattatatattacattaatcttttatattatataataagtctcatatcatattatgtaatatattttttaaaataataaaatagtaataaaaataataaaaaaattaattaataggtcattatttttaaaaatattataaatatttttaaaaatttaaaatttatcatatacatTTTTAGGGTGTATTTGATTAAGGGATATTAAAGAGTatgtttataagtaataaaagattctgataatattttattattaatgataatatgacaaataatataaaaataatttgattactatattcactttaaatattaaaatattactaaagtaatatttattttattataattatatatttattcattaattttagaacaaaaataatcttattttcaattaatataataaataacataaaaaatattttaaaataactacaccaaaagatatttaaataaaataatacattaatattttttattacttttaatcaaatataataattatttatatttatctaatttattaaacttaataataatttatacttaataactttttaaataatttatttttaatataattttttaattttaataataaaatatttttttattatatgatattgataattatgGTCCCAATAAAGAAACAGTGGGGCAAgtaatgagaaaataataaacttttcCCCTTTTTTATACCAtctatttaattgattttatcgAAAGTGTTAAAGTCAAACCCAccaaaggtaaaaaaaaaaaaagaaagagttaAACTCAAACCTCCTTAAGGAAGACGAAATGGGTCCACAGAGCATCTTCTTTGCCTCTTGTCACATCACTCTGCGGCAAATGTCTTCTCTACGCACCAGAAAATCGTCGGACAGAATCCATATTCCATCTTGTCTTTAGAAAATTATAGAAGAATCTGGATTTTAGTTGAGCCGCCAGATCGATAACGATTCTCTAATACCGCCCATGATTAATCATGTCTACATTTTCGTTCCAGTTTGTTTTCGTTTAAAACTGATTGGGGATGTTTCCGGATTGGTATAAATTGGAAtagaaaattagtttttaatggCCATTATTTAGATTCCTCATATGCTTTATGGGCCACATTGGATTCCCCAccatgtctttttttttttttttatagatttctTACTGAACAAGTAACATAATATAGGCGATATttccaaatcaaaattttaattaatttaatttaataatgataaaactaatcattaatatgattaattctATCATAAAAGAGAGATTTAACTCAGCGAAATTTCTCTCCCAAAATATTTGTTACCAGCTCTAAACCAACACCAGAGAAATCTGTTCTCGTTTATTTTATGGACTTGTGTAAcagattgttttaatttaattcgagTTGAGATCCGAGGTTGGGCATTTTGTGAATGGACATGCCTGAAAATTATGCTTTCCGTGTCAGGCagattaatataacaaattaaaaatattattcagaAATCATatggtttagtttagtttagtgTAGTGGTCCATTTTATTGTCTTTTTCTTGTAGAAGTGGTCCATCTCGGATGCCACAGCCTGGCGGAAAGCCACCAGATTAACTTTATGCTGCTGTTCAACACTTAATTGAGATTAATAATTTAACTCCTAATTGGGATTCATTAGgagtttgattatatttttcacatcttATCATAAAAGGGTAAACtttgtatataattaaaaattttggtggTTTCTTTtctaataagaaattttatttgaatcgagTTGTTATATTAGGTTAGAATCAATTAAACCACAAATCTTAAATTTAGTAACTGATCTTATAATCACTGAACTAGATAACTGacttcataattattaaatcgaataaattaaaattttgattttaatatatcgttaaaagaaatttaaataaaatcacatttttattacttaaattatctttttaggTAGATTTGAATGGTTTTACTTTCAGATGAATTCAAGATATCACATTTATTTCTTATGATTCAACTAAACTTTCAACCACCTTCTCAACATATTAAGCATTGTTAACACCAAAGTGgttaataataaagaaagacTCACAAGAAGGTAATCTTCCATGTTATCAACGGTTTATCAATTGACCTAAAATTAGTTATGTGATTCATGAGTTAGCGCGTACTGCCACGTGATTCATAATGAGACTAGGGTCCCTACCGGATTCACTCTTAGCCCCCCAACTTGCCGACCGCAATTGGGTTGGTCATTTTTAGCCTATGGTTGATTTTGTAAGTGCCACTTGTCCTCGTCTCTTTTCCCCGGAATTACTTTCCCTTCTCCCCAAATTATCCCTCATTCCACCTTGGCGCTTACATGGTTTCAACTGTATGATTAATCCTTCAGCACAAACAATGGCCGTTCGATTGTTTCATGATCCTCAGGGTTTCGGATTTGCTGTGGATTGCATGAATAAAATTTGAACCGTGAGGATTCAATTGAGCAGTCAATTATGAGATGATTATTATTGACTGACGAAATCCAAGGGTCCCGTGTAGCTCACGTCAGCTTCCAACTTGACATGACCGTTGCAAGGTGACTTGATCTCCAAGTACTCTTGTCTCTCCatgaaaaattctaattatgCCCTTCTAAACGTCGTACATTATTTATGACGTTGAAATGTAGTACAttatcacttaaaaaaaatgtagtACATTATTaatgcaattaattaatattttgttatttcaaagttttcttaaattgacaaaaatattgcccatttaaaaatgtttacatatgaatatgataataatttaaaatatgcttttttttaaattttactaattatagattttattgaatatgcattttataaagccaaaaaataaaattgttaaattaaatgatcataaaaaatgaccaaataATAGTGTAAAAGTTGTACGTTCAAATACATTTTCTCCTGCCTTATCCACTTCCACTAAATTTTcgcattaaatttaaaacaaaaccTATTGAATAGTAGAGGGTATTTCCGTCATTTGGATCCCTCCCAACCAATTCTTATATGAACTCGCCTTCCCCGACGTGATTGTCTTCATCCTTTGGGTTTCGCGGCGAGAAATTCACACCCTTTGGATCGCAACACGAacacctgaaaaaaaaaatccctagaAAAGGttttcgtaaaaaaaaaaaaaaatcaaaaaacaaaaaattgtattaattttgaGCTGATATGAAATCCGAGCAAATTCTTTTCTGAACGAAAACTCAACAACTTCCCAACCAATTTGTTGTTTCGTTTGACCTTTGTACCGAATCAAGCGGAGGAGGTTATGTTGTTGTTGTGATAGGACGGTGGGGGAGAGAAGAAGCTGGGGAATTGGCGAGGAGGAAACGGTGTCGGATTGACGATGGAATTGCTGTGTGCTACGAGGACCACTGGCGACCTTTGGGCTCGGGGAATCGGAGGAGGTTTCAGCCATGAGAGCGAGCATGATTTGGCTCTCATGGTCAGCGATTTTCTCGAAAATGGAAGCGGCGGCACAGATTCTCGCTGTAGCAGCGATTCCGATTCTGGTTTCTCTGATCTCGCCCACCTCGCAGATAAAATTTCCGTAAGTTCAATTTTATTCTCGAAATTTAAATTTCGAAAACCGacgtttaattataatttgcagattttaatttgatttttgtatttctttatccAACCGTATGAAAAGAAGCTTAAGAATTAGGTctcataaaaaattgaattgatgtCGAACAAACT
Encoded here:
- the LOC123226961 gene encoding triosephosphate isomerase, cytosolic-like translates to MGRKFFVGGNWKCNGTTEEVKKIVNVLNEGQVPSQDVVEVVISPPFVFLPLVKSLLRPDFHVVAQNCWVKKGGAFTGEVSAEMLVNLSIPWVILGHSERRLILNESDEFVGDKVKYALSQGIKVIACVGETLEQREAGSTMEVVAAQTKAIAERVSDWSNIVLAYEPVWAIGTGKVATPAQAQEVHSEMRKWLHTNTSPEVAATTRIIYGGSVNGANCKELATQPDVDGFLVGGASLKPEFIDIIKSAEVKKSA